CATGGATGGTTCATAGTATGATTAGCCAACTCATGTCCATTGTTAGCAGCAGCTTTCCACTGTGGCAACTGCTGTTGCATTTTTCCATAGTAGTCGGTCAGGTAGAAGGTTCCTTTGAAGCCAAAAGAATCAAGCGCAGGAATAGCATGTGAAAGATGAACGAATAGAGCATCGTCGTAGGTTAGTACAACAGCTGCCTGTTTGCCGTTCCATGGGCGCATGCTGTCAGGAGCAACCACAGTAGATGACGGTTGTTGTGACTGCAGCTTTTTGGTACATGAAGCCATGAATAAACTGCAACAAGTGGCAGTTGCTACCAGCAATATTTTACTAGGCAAAAGTGTATGCTGAATCTTTTGAGTGATTGTGGTTGCGTAAGCTGGTTTATACGGCATATCCTTTCTATTTATTAGAAATACAATTGGCTACAGTCTACTTCTTTAGCAATGTCTCCGGTGGTCCCAGGTAGCTTTGCTTTACGCCACCAAAATCTACTACCAGTTTTTGCAGTACTACACCAGGCGATATAGCCCAATACTTTAGTACATGCTTTCCTGGTTTCTTGCTGCTATATTGTGTGGCTTTCACAATCACATTATTTGCTACCCAGCTGCCCCACTTAGCCTGGTTCTCATCATCTTTATTGATAGATATTACCTGTGGCTTCTCATCATCTATTGACACTGCATATTTCAATCCTTCGTTGTTGTGAAAATTGAGGGTAGGAGAGAAGTACAGGTTCAGGCTTAGCTTGCCTGTATCGTAGCTATAGAACTCGTACTGAAGATGCGTGCTATTAGCTGCCAGTAGTGCAGTAGCGGTTACAGGAAAAGTGGTTACACCATCGCCTGTGCGACCTATGCCTGGAATCACTTTAAAGTTGATCTTATTGCTGTTGTTGGCCTTTGTCCAGTTGCTTGCTTCCATAGAAACATATCCATCTTTCTCATAGAATATATTGCCCTTAACATTTGCAGGTACCATGCTTTCAGCCGTATTACTTTTTCCTGTTATCCGGCTTGCTTGCTCTACTGCAGAGTCGGGTGATACATACTTCACTTCAGGCATAGAGTTGAATGGCGGTTGTTGCCAGTAAGTATAGCCGATGTGCGTCTGGCTCATCATATGGTTCCACTTGCCATTGTTGATGGTGTGGTACTGCCTGGTGATCAGGCTGTCATTGATGTAGTATAGTTTTGCCCTGTCAGCATGCATGTTGGCTGCAGCCCATTTGTTAGAAGCAAACCACCTGTTGTACGCTACAGCCACATACATGCGGTGCAGGTTAGCTGCCGCTTGTATAGGATGAAGAATAAGCTGGAAGTAAGCATCCTTATGTTCTGCAGGCAATAGATTGTTTACAGCTTCTGCCTGCTGTTGCAATGCATCCCATTCGTTTACCACTCTAGAAGCTTCGTTGTAGTTGTGTATGCTGTAGGTATTAGCATCTAATAGTTCAGGTTTTCTACGGGCTATGTACTGCGAGAACTTCTGGTTGATGATGCCTATTTCTTTTGCATGCTGCTCACCAAACTGCTGTGCAGCCCACTGCGTATAATACTGCTGGAGATTGCTTTCATTCCACTTGTTCGGGTTCCATGCATAATCAAGGAAGAATGAAGTAGGGAACTCCATTGGCTTTATGTCTCCTACATTCACAATCCAGATCTGGCGGGCGTTATACTTCCATGCAAGGTGCATCTGCTCCCATACACGTGCAATGTTGTTGGTGTTGATCCATTTGTAATTTCTTGGGCCGCCTACATAATCGAAGTGATAGTAGATGCCATAGCCGCCTTTGCGCGGCTTCTCGTTCAGCTTAGGCAGCTTCCGTATGTTGCCCCAGTTGTCATCACATAGCAACAGTGTTACATCATCCGGAACGCGCATACCTTTGTCGTAGTATTCCTGCACTTCTTTGTACAATGCCCATAGCTGTGGTGTTTCCGATGCTGGCTTGCCCGTTACTTCTGCTATAATTTCTCTTTGGTCTTTTACTATTTTTTCTAAAAGTGCAATGGCTGTTC
This region of Aridibaculum aurantiacum genomic DNA includes:
- a CDS encoding glycosyl hydrolase 115 family protein translates to MKKIITMVILCFAVKQTIAQQMISDRMVKTGFAIVSPNAAAPIYVDARDHAVVKKAAELLQQDIEMVTGKKPTVAYTNPAASNVIIIGTVGSSSVIDRLVKQKKLKLDKLKGKWEAYQLQVVADPFPGVDNALVIAGSDRRGTAYGAFELSAKMGVSAWYYWADVPVKKKELIYYTGGTITDAPAVKYRGIFINDEAPALSNWSREKFGGFNSKFYAKVFELMLRLKSNYLWPAMWGSAFYDDDKLNKQTADEYAIVIGTSHHEPLMRAHDEWRRFGEGKWNYDSNATRLQQFWKAGMERVQGTETIVSVGMRGDGDEPMTQGTAIALLEKIVKDQREIIAEVTGKPASETPQLWALYKEVQEYYDKGMRVPDDVTLLLCDDNWGNIRKLPKLNEKPRKGGYGIYYHFDYVGGPRNYKWINTNNIARVWEQMHLAWKYNARQIWIVNVGDIKPMEFPTSFFLDYAWNPNKWNESNLQQYYTQWAAQQFGEQHAKEIGIINQKFSQYIARRKPELLDANTYSIHNYNEASRVVNEWDALQQQAEAVNNLLPAEHKDAYFQLILHPIQAAANLHRMYVAVAYNRWFASNKWAAANMHADRAKLYYINDSLITRQYHTINNGKWNHMMSQTHIGYTYWQQPPFNSMPEVKYVSPDSAVEQASRITGKSNTAESMVPANVKGNIFYEKDGYVSMEASNWTKANNSNKINFKVIPGIGRTGDGVTTFPVTATALLAANSTHLQYEFYSYDTGKLSLNLYFSPTLNFHNNEGLKYAVSIDDEKPQVISINKDDENQAKWGSWVANNVIVKATQYSSKKPGKHVLKYWAISPGVVLQKLVVDFGGVKQSYLGPPETLLKK